In Streptococcus gallolyticus subsp. gallolyticus DSM 16831, the sequence ACGTGATGACCAAACACTTCGTTTTTATTCAGCAAACTTTGCTGATTTAGGCATTATCGAGGTTGACCTTGCTAATCTTGTCTTTGATAAAAAAGACAGCTGGACGAATTATCCAAAAGGAGTTATCAAATTCTTGCAAGAAGCTGGGCATACGATTAATACTGGTTTTGACCTTTACGTCAATGGGAATATTCCAAACGGTTCAGGCTTGTCATCATCAGCTTCGTTAGAGCTCTTGGTCGGAATTGTTGCTGAAGAATTATTTGACCTCAACTTAGACCGTCTTGACTTAGTAAAAATTGGTAAACAAACGGAAAATGAATTTATCGGCGTTAATTCAGGAATCATGGACCAATTTGCTATTGGTATGGGAGCTGACAAGCAAGCTATTTACCTTGATACCAACACATTAGAATACGACCTTGTGCCGCTTGATTTAGGTGACAATGTCATTGTTATCATGAATACTAACAAACGCCGTGAATTGGCTGATTCAAAATACAATGAACGTCGTGCCGAATGTGAAAAAGCCGTTGAAGAATTGAATCAAGTGCTTGATATCAAGACACTTGGTGAACTTGATTTGCAAGCTTTTGATGAATACAGTTACCTCATTAAAGATGCTAATCGTCTCAAACGTGCTCGTCACGCTGTTTGGGAAAATCAACGCACTCTTCAAGCCAAAGAAGCTTTGATTGCAGGTGAACTTGAAAAATTTGGTCGTCTGGTCAATGCCTCACATGTGTCACTTGAGCATGATTACGAAGTGACTGGTATTGAGCTTGATACCCTTGCTCATACCGCTTGGCAACAAGAAGGTGTCCTTGGAGCTCGTATGACAGGAGCGGGCTTTGGTGGCTGCGGTATTGCCATTGTCTCTAAAGATAAAGTTGATGAATTCACCCAAAATGTCGGCAAGGTTTATACAGAAATCATTGGCTATGCGCCAGCTTTCTACATTGCTGAAATTGCAGGTGGCTCACGTGTCTTGTCTCGAAAATAAGTAAGATTAGAGAAGAAAAATGAAACTTTTAGATACTTTTGTTGCTAAAGTCATTGCAGTTAGCGACTACACAGCAGATGATATGTTTTACTTGCGTAATCGTGTCCTTGCCCTTGTTGGCGAAGAAGGCGTACAGCAAGAAACGAAGCAAACAGAGCTTATTGCCCTCAAAGATGAACTGGTTGACCTAGCCGTGCAAAATGGCAAGGTTGGTGAATTGGTGGCTGAAAAAGATTGTTTGGGTGCTGAGCTAATGAATTTTATCACGCCTGTCCCAAGTCAGGTGAACCGTAAATTCTGGGATACTTATGCAAAATCTCCTCAACAAGCTATCGCAGATTTTTACGCCCTCAGCAAACGCAACGATTACATTAAAGTTGCTGCAATCGCAAAAAATATTGCCTTTACAACACCATCACAATATGGCGATATTCAAATCACAATCAATTTATCAAAACCTGAAAAAGACCCCAAAGCTATTGCACAAGCTAAACTGGTCAAAGCTTCCTCATATCCAAAATGCCAACTTTGCATGGAAAATGAAGGTTACCAAGGTAGGATTAACCACCCTGCCCGTGCTAACCACCGCATTATCCGTATGAAGTTAGGTGATGAAAAATGGGGCTTCCAGTATTCACCTTATGCTTACTTCAATGAGCACTGCATTATTTTAAATACTGAGCATGTGCCAATGGTTATTAGCAAGGATACTTTTGCGCAATTATTGGACATTGTTGATATTTTCCCAGGGTATTTTGCAGGGTCAAATTCTGATTTACCGATTGTTGGTGGGTCAATTTTGACACACAATCACTATCAAGGTGGGCATCATGTCTTTCCTATGGAAATAGCAGAGCTAGACCGTGAGTTTCATTTCAAAGGCTTTTCTGATGTGACAGCTGGTATTGTCAACTGGCCAATGTCTGTTATTCGTTTGCGTAGCGCTGATAAAAATCGTTTGGTTGAACTAGCTGAAACCATTCGCTTGGCTTGGCGTGATTATTCTGATGATAGCGTTGATGTTGTCGCCTATACAGGAGACACACCGCACCACACCGTGACACCGATTGCTCGTAAACGTCGTGGCTTGTTTGAATTGGACATTGTCCTTCGTGACAATCACACGACTGCTGAATTTCCTGACGGTGTTTATCATCCGCACGCTGATGTGCAACACATCAAAAAAGAAAATATCGGTCTGATTGAGGTTATGGGCTTAGCTATTTTACCTCCGCGTCTGAAAGATGAACTGTCAGAAGTTGAAAAATATCTTTTGAACCAGTATAATGAAATCGCTGACTATCACAAAGATTGGGCAGATAATATTAAAAAACGTACGGATATTACGGCTAAATCAGTGCATAATATTGTACAAGAGGAAGTCGGAAAAGTTTTTGTTCGTGTTTTAGAAGACGCAGGTGTTTACAAACGTGATGAAAAAGGTCAAGCTGCCTTTATGCGTTTTGTAGATAGCGTGGGGTTAGAATAGGAGAAATACATGTCAATTTTAGTGCTTGGTGGGGCTGGTTATATCGGTTCTCACATGGTTGACCGTTTGGTTGAAAAAGGTGACGAAAAAGTCGTCGTGGTTGACAGTTTGGTGACAGGGCACCGTGCTGCGGTTCACCCTGATGCGACATTTTATCAAGGCGACCTTGCTGACCAAGACTTTATGCGTAAAGTCTTTACAGAAAATCCAGATATTGATGCTGTCATTCACTTTGCTGCTTATTCATTGGTTGCTGAATCAATGGAAAAACCTTTAAAATACTTTGATAACAATACAGCAGGCATGGTCAAATTACTTGAAGTGATGAATGAATTTGGCGTGAAATACATTGTTTTCTCATCAACAGCAGCAACTTATGGCATCCCAGATGAAATTCCAATCAAAGAAACAACACCACAACGCCCAATTAATCCGTATGGCGAAAGTAAACTCATGATGGAAACAATCATGAAATGGTCTGACCAAGCTTACGGTATTAAATTTGTACCGCTTCGCTATTTCAATGTTGCTGGTGCAAAACCAGACGGTTCAATCGGTGAAGACCATGGGCCAGAAACACATTTGTTACCAATTATTTTGCAAGTGGCACAAGGTGTACGTGAAAAAATCATGATTTTTGGTAATGATTACAACACGCCAGATGGCACAAATGTCCGTGATTATG encodes:
- the galT gene encoding UDP-glucose--hexose-1-phosphate uridylyltransferase — its product is MKLLDTFVAKVIAVSDYTADDMFYLRNRVLALVGEEGVQQETKQTELIALKDELVDLAVQNGKVGELVAEKDCLGAELMNFITPVPSQVNRKFWDTYAKSPQQAIADFYALSKRNDYIKVAAIAKNIAFTTPSQYGDIQITINLSKPEKDPKAIAQAKLVKASSYPKCQLCMENEGYQGRINHPARANHRIIRMKLGDEKWGFQYSPYAYFNEHCIILNTEHVPMVISKDTFAQLLDIVDIFPGYFAGSNSDLPIVGGSILTHNHYQGGHHVFPMEIAELDREFHFKGFSDVTAGIVNWPMSVIRLRSADKNRLVELAETIRLAWRDYSDDSVDVVAYTGDTPHHTVTPIARKRRGLFELDIVLRDNHTTAEFPDGVYHPHADVQHIKKENIGLIEVMGLAILPPRLKDELSEVEKYLLNQYNEIADYHKDWADNIKKRTDITAKSVHNIVQEEVGKVFVRVLEDAGVYKRDEKGQAAFMRFVDSVGLE
- a CDS encoding galactokinase, producing the protein MKVTELKEAFTAVFGNEADATFFSPGRINLIGEHTDYNGGHVFPAAITLGTYGAARKRDDQTLRFYSANFADLGIIEVDLANLVFDKKDSWTNYPKGVIKFLQEAGHTINTGFDLYVNGNIPNGSGLSSSASLELLVGIVAEELFDLNLDRLDLVKIGKQTENEFIGVNSGIMDQFAIGMGADKQAIYLDTNTLEYDLVPLDLGDNVIVIMNTNKRRELADSKYNERRAECEKAVEELNQVLDIKTLGELDLQAFDEYSYLIKDANRLKRARHAVWENQRTLQAKEALIAGELEKFGRLVNASHVSLEHDYEVTGIELDTLAHTAWQQEGVLGARMTGAGFGGCGIAIVSKDKVDEFTQNVGKVYTEIIGYAPAFYIAEIAGGSRVLSRK
- the galE gene encoding UDP-glucose 4-epimerase GalE yields the protein MSILVLGGAGYIGSHMVDRLVEKGDEKVVVVDSLVTGHRAAVHPDATFYQGDLADQDFMRKVFTENPDIDAVIHFAAYSLVAESMEKPLKYFDNNTAGMVKLLEVMNEFGVKYIVFSSTAATYGIPDEIPIKETTPQRPINPYGESKLMMETIMKWSDQAYGIKFVPLRYFNVAGAKPDGSIGEDHGPETHLLPIILQVAQGVREKIMIFGNDYNTPDGTNVRDYVHPFDLADAHLLAVKYLREGNPSTAFNLGSSTGFSNLQILEAARKVTGKEIPAELADRRPGDPDTLIASSDKAREVLGWKPQFDDIEKIIASAWAWHSSHPNGYNDR